A single window of Pectobacterium parmentieri DNA harbors:
- a CDS encoding IS3 family transposase (programmed frameshift) — translation MRKARFTEHQIIAVLKSVEAGRTVKDVCREAGISEASYYNWKAKFGGMEASDIKKMKDLEDENRRLKQMFADLSLECRALKDVIEKKPLKPAIKRELVSYLTAQFAMSIRQACRTLSLSRTVYFYQPDTCRDEPVIQALAEVAERYPRYGFKKLFQVLRRQGNAWNHKRVHRIYCLLKLNFRRKGKQRLPVRNPTPLATPEALNQSWSIDFMHDALVCGRRFRTFNVVDDFNREALAIEIDLNIPAQRVVRVLDRIVANRGYPLKLRMDNGPELISLTLAQWAEEHGVMLEFIKPGKPTQNAFIERFNRTYRTEILDFYLFRTLNEAREITERWLTEYNSERPHESLNNLTPEEYRLMAENPEISKSVWN, via the exons ATGCGTAAAGCCCGATTCACTGAGCACCAGATCATCGCCGTTCTGAAGTCCGTCGAAGCTGGACGTACCGTCAAGGATGTCTGCCGCGAAGCCGGCATTTCCGAAGCCAGCTATTACAACTGGAAAGCGAAGTTTGGTGGTATGGAAGCTTCTGATATCAAAAAGATGAAAGATCTGGAGGATGAAAATCGTCGTCTGAAACAGATGTTTGCCGATCTGAGTCTCGAGTGTCGTGCTCTGAAAGATGTCATCGAAAAAAAGC CTTTAAAACCAGCGATAAAGCGTGAGCTCGTCAGTTACCTGACCGCGCAGTTTGCGATGAGCATACGCCAGGCATGCAGGACATTGTCGCTGAGCAGGACGGTGTATTTTTATCAGCCGGACACCTGTCGTGATGAACCGGTGATCCAGGCTCTGGCGGAGGTGGCTGAACGCTATCCCCGTTACGGTTTTAAGAAGCTGTTTCAGGTGCTGCGCAGGCAAGGCAATGCCTGGAATCATAAACGCGTTCATCGCATTTACTGCCTGCTGAAACTGAATTTTCGCCGTAAGGGAAAGCAACGTCTGCCGGTGCGCAATCCGACTCCGCTGGCGACGCCGGAAGCACTGAACCAGAGCTGGTCGATAGATTTTATGCATGATGCGCTGGTCTGCGGCAGACGCTTTCGGACCTTCAATGTGGTGGATGACTTTAACCGCGAGGCTCTCGCAATAGAAATCGATCTGAATATCCCGGCGCAGCGGGTGGTCAGAGTACTGGACAGGATCGTGGCAAACCGTGGTTATCCGCTGAAACTGCGGATGGACAATGGCCCGGAGCTAATCTCGCTGACTTTGGCACAGTGGGCTGAAGAGCATGGCGTGATGCTGGAATTTATCAAACCGGGAAAACCAACGCAAAATGCCTTCATCGAACGTTTTAACCGAACGTACCGGACAGAGATACTGGATTTTTATCTGTTCAGAACCCTGAATGAAGCGAGGGAAATCACAGAACGCTGGCTGACGGAATACAACAGCGAGCGGCCTCATGAATCCCTGAATAACCTGACGCCGGAAGAGTACCGGCTGATGGCTGAAAATCCGGAAATCTCAAAAAGTGTGTGGAACTAA
- the avs1c gene encoding AVAST type 1 anti-phage system protein Avs1c, with protein MNFDTFETPQTRSEFELRFHCLHNIMKQGKFHVAPHISMEGILKVRKLPNGRIDFLSVNEQARLNANMMYKMRNMKVPNTTSSSDS; from the coding sequence ATGAATTTTGATACATTTGAGACACCGCAAACTAGATCGGAGTTCGAACTTCGATTTCACTGTTTACATAATATAATGAAGCAAGGCAAGTTTCATGTGGCTCCCCATATATCCATGGAAGGAATTCTAAAAGTTAGGAAATTGCCAAATGGACGAATTGATTTTCTCAGTGTCAATGAACAAGCTAGACTTAACGCAAATATGATGTATAAGATGCGGAATATGAAGGTGCCCAATACCACCAGCTCTAGTGATAGCTGA